Part of the Bacillota bacterium genome is shown below.
GGAGTCCCCTTATTCAGCATCATATCCAGCGCTGGTCAGCAAGGCCAGGAGAGATTCTCGCTATTCCTTGCGGGCTTCGTCCCACAAGAGGGTACACTGGGAAAAAGGCGTCTTCCTTCACGACCGTAGCGGCCGTGCCTCCCGGACAAGGTATGATACAGCCTCCTGTGCCGTAACCACCACATCCTCTATGGGCAGGTGTCCAAGGACAGTGGAATCCAGCAGCACCGAGCCGGAGGCGGCGAACTCCTCGTCCGCCTTCCAGACTACCATGGTCAGGGGTACCCTGGGGAATGCGCTCACAACGGCTCCTTTATCCCCTGCATGGACCTCAGCCCCGCCCAGGCGCCGAGCTGCCTCGACAAGCCTTGACGGAGCTTTCCCGAACTCCCTGGCCAGGCGCTGGGATACGCGTTTCTCGAAGTTGGAATGGTAGACCTGCCCGCCAGGCAGGTTCCTGAAGGCCACCAGTTCACCGGTGGGAGTGGATCCGTCCGAGGTGTTCAGGTGATGGAGCGCCAGCACTTGGAGCCAAAGGGGCACTCCACAAGCCTCTCCGGCAAGAGAGAATTCCAGGCCAGGCAGCCTGAGTGTAAGGGGCTTTCCCATGAAGGGAAGGCTGATCACTTGTCCCTCAAGAACCGCCCCCACCGCCTGGCATCTTGCAGGGATGTCCGATGCGGAGAACTGGCGGGAGGCCAGTCTCATGGCCTCCCGCTGGCTGTGACCGAACGGAATGTCATCCGTGGGCAGGTTTCCTGGGAACTGCTTGTTCATCCCGTCAACCCCTTGCTAGAACAGAGGATCCATTGCCAGGCACGGGTGCCCCACCTTCTCTAGCCATGGCAGGATCTCCTCTTCTGTGGTGCCTACAGTCTCGTCGGCTATGAGATCCGGGAAGTTGGGCATTCCTAGCTCCCGAGACCTCGCCCGGAGCCTGTCCATGATCTCCTCTTTCAGCATCTTGGGCATCCACACGAGACGGAATAGCCCTCCGTCACCCGATAGGAACTTCCGCTGGCATATGTAGTACTTGCTGTGACCCACGAAACCAGGGGTGCTCTGCCCGCCTCCAACGGCTCCCGCCAGGGTGGTGAACTTCATGCCGCAGGGTGTCATCCCCTGGAACTCTCGGTTCACCGTCATGACCCCGTTGCACATGGGGAGCACTGCGGCAACGCACTCGCAGCACCCGCACGTTGTCATGGGCTCGTGAACGATGCTGTAGAAGGAGTATCTGGGAATGGCCCCCCTGGACTCCTTGGAGACGAACTCGTTGACTCCCTTGAAGACACCCAGCCTGGCGTCGAGGACCTCGCCCTTCTTCACGGGCTGGTTGGGTCCGGTGGGGTTGATCTCATAGGCCGCCCTGCAGTCCATCCAGTTGTAGGCGCCGCAGAGGCCTGTACGCTCCGGGCTGACCATGCAAACGTGGGTGGGGGCAAAGGACTGGCACAGGGTACAGGAGTAGTACATTTCCGTGTCCTCGTCCGTCATGCCCTCGATACGAGCATCACGTACTGCGTACACCTCCCTGGCCTGCTTGAGGACCTCATCCACCTTGCTAGTCTCTGTGTAAATCCTCACCTGGACCTTGTCGAGGATAGCCCCAAAGTCCTGGTGCATCTTGGCATGGAGGATCCGGCCGATATCGGCGATCTTGAACCCTGCCTCAACTGCCTTCTTGCCGAACCGGTACCACGCAATGTCTCGCTGCCCGATGTGCATGATGCCCTCTGCGTAGTTCACAAGGTGATGGATCTGCCGTTCCAGTATGGGTTCGAAGTCCTGCTGCATCTTGCGGCCGGCCACCTCGCAAACCACAGCCAAGGGAAGGGTAGAGCCCTCCTCGATGTTATCGATCTCGGGCCCTATCACCTCGACATGCCCGTCCTCTATCTCGTCCATCCACTTCATGGTGCACCATTCCACGGCCATAGTCTTGCCGCCGCCACACTCTAGGTAGGCATCGTCCTTCCGGACCCTCTCCCCCTCGAAGGCTGGCCCGTAGGCTACGGGGATAGGCACCTTGGAGACGGCTACGCGAAGCCCGCGCACCTCCGCTGCCTTGGAGACGATCTCATTGTGGGGGATATTGGAGACCACGTGCTCGTAGGTG
Proteins encoded:
- the acsB gene encoding acetyl-CoA decarbonylase/synthase complex subunit alpha/beta yields the protein MSKIICSAAIRGAHKIVDRAEAQWQQAMDKFGAKQEIAFPNTTYYLPIIYGILGIPVQNLGDCEGVFKKCRQILPPYVKESVHLPYLGPALDAGMATFFAEEIAEGIRILEQPDFYTAQEEPTDGNIWLGPADDVILRRRGIEFVDGTAPGFAAIVGAAPDPATAQKIARELQEKSLYVFMCGEHQGNHFSNQLVEAGVQIGWPTRLVSFSPDVSGAVFALGFATRAAMAFGGIEPGDYRKILIYNKDRVFAFVLALGSVTEEWYANAAGAINWGFPAIADTPIPEVLPTGICTYEHVVSNIPHNEIVSKAAEVRGLRVAVSKVPIPVAYGPAFEGERVRKDDAYLECGGGKTMAVEWCTMKWMDEIEDGHVEVIGPEIDNIEEGSTLPLAVVCEVAGRKMQQDFEPILERQIHHLVNYAEGIMHIGQRDIAWYRFGKKAVEAGFKIADIGRILHAKMHQDFGAILDKVQVRIYTETSKVDEVLKQAREVYAVRDARIEGMTDEDTEMYYSCTLCQSFAPTHVCMVSPERTGLCGAYNWMDCRAAYEINPTGPNQPVKKGEVLDARLGVFKGVNEFVSKESRGAIPRYSFYSIVHEPMTTCGCCECVAAVLPMCNGVMTVNREFQGMTPCGMKFTTLAGAVGGGQSTPGFVGHSKYYICQRKFLSGDGGLFRLVWMPKMLKEEIMDRLRARSRELGMPNFPDLIADETVGTTEEEILPWLEKVGHPCLAMDPLF
- a CDS encoding DUF3786 domain-containing protein, which translates into the protein MNKQFPGNLPTDDIPFGHSQREAMRLASRQFSASDIPARCQAVGAVLEGQVISLPFMGKPLTLRLPGLEFSLAGEACGVPLWLQVLALHHLNTSDGSTPTGELVAFRNLPGGQVYHSNFEKRVSQRLAREFGKAPSRLVEAARRLGGAEVHAGDKGAVVSAFPRVPLTMVVWKADEEFAASGSVLLDSTVLGHLPIEDVVVTAQEAVSYLVREARPLRS